ATGAGATTGCTGGGGACCCCGTGTTCAGGTAGGatcttgcatattttttaaaaattatgtgttcactaagggaatacaaagcaaagaaactaatatttgatgAGTGTTCTACTATGAGCTAGATGCCATATCATGTACTTAACATTGATCATCTCATATAATCTCCACAAATACTTGCAAAGTACTTGTGCTATTCCTGTTTAGGAATTAGGCTACTGTGGTTCTGAAGTTGACTAATTGTCCCATGATCCCATAGCGAACAAGTAGCTGACCCATGATTTGACAAtaaacctgcctggctcccaaatccCTACTTCTTCCCCTGAGCATATGATAAAGAACTGTGCAGCACTGGGATCCAGGTACTGGTCCAGCTGAGATCGAtgcagaaagtcagatttagttataCGTTAACTCTCCTCAAAAGTGTTCCTTAGAAGGCTGGTTAGTCAACAGCTTGTCCTGCTATGTTCAACAATTGCAGTGGTCATTGTTTTCACCATCGAAAGTTTGAGGGCAGATCTCACTTTGCCGTGGCCACAGGACCGTAGGTTTAACATAAGCAAGACCAAGCAAGTCCTAGAAGGAGTTAATTTCCTGTAAGTGAAGGATGTCTACAGGtatgccatgttttgttaatTACAGTTAGCGTCTATTTAGAGGATTTTTCTGATTGATCTTTCTACTTACTGACTTCCCAGTAAGTAGACAGTAAGACTATCCTCAGCTACTGCACATGCCtagttcatgaagatttttcttttttcctagcatcttttttcttcctctgtgacttttctctaatcttgtcttgattttgttttctttcttctctgccttttttggtatttcttttgttgtgttttttttcctttccattctgccaGCTAAGTCTTGCACATTTTCCTATAGAGGAAATCCAAAGCAcacagaatttcaggattttaagcAATCTTAAGAGACCAAGCAAAGTATTCTCTAGGAATTCCACCTGTACTTAACATCCTGCCCTAGTAATTGCTCAGGTGGAGAACCTGAAAGTCAAAGAGATTAAAGTGACTCATTTGGAGATAGTGAGTGTTAGAAATGAGATGTGAACTCAGGTTTCTTAATCGAAAGCCCAGTACTCTTCCTTGTTTATCATCCtgtaggtgagtgttttaataatagacgGTGGGTGTGGGTCTAGTGAAGCCAACGGAAAAGGATAAGAATGGAATTAGCTGATGAGCTCAGTGTTAGTGGATATGAAGGGAATTAGCAGGGGAACGCcaagtttgaagagaaacaacAGTGGGTTGTACAGGAATgagcattttagaaaagaaatcagaatattggaGTGTCTGAGAAGTTTGATAAAGATGAATCATAGGAATGAAGGACACAGGGAGTCGGGAGTTATCTAGAAGAGTATCTTAAAATAGAGGACTCAAAGGGAGTCCTGAAGagcttgctgtttttttgtttaattggaggaactgacagatttggaggttgctattgaaagatgtttgaagaattttggaagaatctGTAGAGCAGATCAGAATGTGGTATGATCTGCTTCCACCTCAAGTTACAGAGGACTGGCTGAGAGCCCCTCGATTCCTAGGGTCTGGAGGTTCCTGAAAGACAGATGTGTGTCCCAGGTCCGGTGTCTCCGCCACCTCTTTTCCCAATTCACTGATGTccttcccatgtacatgtagggaaggcaggggtgggaatggCTGGGAGATCCCTCATGGAGCTTCAGTTGGGTAGTTTGTAACATGTCTCTGCTAGGAGAGTGTGACTGAGCGTCCCTTTCACTTGTTTTCTAGGAGCAGGGAAATAGAGATCTCCTGCTCTTGGTCACTTGGGCCCATCCTTTCAGGAATCTGTGCTTTCTTAGGCTGAATATTTAGAGGTTGGAGACTGCCATGGAGCCCTGCAGAAGAGGGGAGGGATCTGGAAGTGGGAGCCCATAAGAAGGAAGACGTTTAGACAATACTATGGGAAATAGAAGTACAACTTCCAGGATTCTGTTTTTCCAGGAGTCTCTCTGCTTGGGTATCGGAGTTCCTGTGAAGGTTTTTAAGGGCTTGCTAGTTTATGTGGACCTCAATAAGATAGGACGTATATCGGGGAAACaattggattttataatttttaagtttttattgtttctcGGAAGAGTATTCCTAATAACAACATATGcatttactggtttttttttcccccctatatCGATTATCAGTGTGTATGCATTTGTTCTTTGAGTTTTGTGCATTTAACTTCCAGGCATTTCAAATGTTTTCGGTCACTCCTTGTGCTGTTTGTGGGTAAAGGGATGCAATGGGGCCTTCAGAAAGGGTTTCCATGGTGAGAGTCCAAGACTGCCAATCTTGAGTGATACAGATTAGTCTTAGAACCAGAGCTAGATAACGAAGAAGGGGTGGTATCTTTCTACCTTGTTTCAGGTTATCAGGTTTGTTCCAGTTCAGATAACACGAGTTATGTCCGCCATTAACTGGATAGGCTATTAGTTAAGAGAAATTATTCTCCGGCTCTGTCAATGTATTAGCtgtcactaatcattaaggaaCTAGAAGTAAGTTTTCATTGAATATTTCCAAGTTTGGGAGAGGCGGAGAGAAAAACAGGtaagtaaaatttttcttaaatcagaGACTAAACACTAACTCTATGAAGAAATGGCATTTAGTATAGTGGTAGGTGACCTTTTGCCTGATTCTTGTGTTTTATTCGGGAGTGGGTGCCCAGGTAAGAAATggccaatgtttttcttttaaggaaatgacctggcttatttctgttgtttatttttgctgtaaaGGATTTCCATCAAACCGGATATTTATGGAAAACCAGATACTGACTCATTTTCTGAACACCTCGATGTTGATACCAAGGTAAAGTAGTCTCTCAAGGAACTAATTTTTTCACTCTGTATCTAATTTTCTATAGTGTTAACTCATAATATTTAGCAGTGGTCCACCTATCATGGTTTCATCTTGGTAATAGAAAGTTGTTCAGAGAACACCATTTGATAATAGGACcccttgaattttttctttaaatttttactttaaatttttactttggtaaataaGAGAGGATTGATAAATACTGTTCAGGGGGTGGatctgattaaaaaaagaatgatccGGGAAATACAGAGTCACAGGGAAATTTTATTAGGTAAAGCTTTCCCATGGTAGAGGAAATATGAAATTTGGTCCAGGTTAATTTGCATACATGTCCTTACTGTTACTTTTAGGTCATACTGACATGACTGTTATAATACTTATGTCTGAATTAATCTTTAATGCATCCAGTTGCTTATTACAGTGATCACGGAATCTCCCTGGTGccttttatttccaaaactgTACAGCACATAGCATAaagttcctcttttttctcttagaCACATGTTATTTTGGTATCATATAGTTTTTAGGAGagatctttttctctatttatacCCTTAGTGCTCTGTTTAGACTTAAATAATATTAGAAGTAGTAGAActttagctaggcatggtgacgTGAGCCTAttgtcccagccacttgggaggctttggtgagaggattgcttgagcccaggagttcaagacgatctgggcatcatggtgaGACTGTATCcctactgagaaaaaaaagaatttgtggacatttagaaatttgaattctctttctcaaaccctgcctcttgttgagatggggagatggaggGTTGTTGTTACGTTGTCTCTTTCCCCACCCTGTAGATGTAACAGCATGAATTATACTGGGACATTCAGTTTAATCTTGAAGTCAGTAGGTGGTGCCTGTGGGTAAAAGTCTGCCAAATCCTGTACCATGCAATGTGTCAGTGCTGTGCTGACCCGTACATGTTGATCGCACTGCCAGTACATGTTGCTTGCTGGAGAGAGTCCACTGTAGTGGGTTTTTTGGCGCCTGTTTTTAGCCTCAGTCAATCATGAGAAAAGCATGTCGTCCCAGGCAATGGGGGGGTTCTAGATCCCCCAAGGGACCCCTTCTTGTGCTGCACCAGAGCTGTCAGGGAGAGGCAAGTGAGATTGGGTGGGGTTCGTTTGGGAGAGCCATGTTGAGGCTCCACAAAGGTGGATACAAATGCTGTCTCAGCAGGGGACACGGTCATGTCTCAGACCACTGGAGATAGCCACCAGTTAGGGGCTGGGTGTTCCCACCATGCCAACAAGTCTGCTCCTGTGGGAGGAGAAGTCAGGAATTCACAGTCCAGCAGAtgggagtgggtttcactctCCTGCCACTTCCCTTGTCCCACAGCTCTCCTCTGGCATCTGGTCCCTGGCAGCAGTCCAAGGCAAATAAGTTTACCAGTAATGCGTCTGCAGGCTATAAGCTTCTAGCTTCCCTTCCCAGGACCCTGGCCCTGACAGAAAACATGCCCATCTTGTGAGGGGAGGGGTACTCGGCAAGTTGGCAAGTTCACTGTGGCTCAGACCCACAGTgaactctgctttcatttctgcCCAGGTGGCCTTCCTCCCTTCTGAAGGTCAGTTCACACATCCCCATGGCCCCGAATGATGTGATTGAATCCTGGGGGAATGGGAAAGGCCTGCAGAGCTGGCCTTCCATCTGATGAGTTGAATCCCCAAACTGTGACAGGGAGAGGTGTTTtggtcctgagttgcccatgGAGTACTCAGGGAGGATTAATGTCCTTGTGCTTTAGAGTAACACCCATTGTGCTGGAGCAGCCAGCCAAGGCAGGACTAGGAGGTCCTGCAGGCAGGGCCCTCACGGTCAGAGTACCCCTTGGATCATTGCAGTTTCATAGGGGGAGAGGTGTGAGGTGCACTATCTGTGGTATCCATGGTATGGAGGGAACAGTGACAAAGGGGAGGAAGTTGCTCCTGATTGCCGTAGCATAGTCATCCCTTGGGGTGCCCATGCCAACCCTGAGCAGGAATGGCCATGGCTGTGTCAGCATCGGTAGGTAGGAGAGgataggaggagaaggaggaagagaagagtctAAAAGGAGGAGACCTGGCCCTCTGGTCCCGTATGTCCCGAGGAGCCCTTCTGGCATGCTATGCTGTACTCTGACCCTTAGGcagcctgcctggaatgtcccAGATTTGGGATGACACAGTTCACCCAGGATTCACTGGCCAACTGTGGCTGTTGCTGTGTAAGTGTGTGTTGCAGAATATTTGTGGGGGGACAacggaaaagaaaaataagacactgaAGGGCTGAATCCCCCTAGACAGGACAAAGAGGCATGATTTTCACGAAAGTGGTATGGCACTCACTGCATGTGCTCGGGTGTATGGTGAGGAAGAGCATCCTCCACagtgctggcagcctggtgctgtgTTCTCAAGAACAGAGGGGAGCTGTCTGAGAGATTCAgagcctgcagactgccagaggtgtgaggggaggaaaaacaaacctccccgcctaccctttccatggggcTCCCAgttcctccggggtctctctctgctgtAATCTTGCCCCTTCTTCTTCTGCCCTGAGACTTTTTCCTGTGGGATCTGTGGTGGCTTCTGGCACTCTTTCCTCAGAATGGCACCTGGGCTGTGCCTTGTCATCTGAAACTTTCCGTTCTTTCTCACAAGATCTGGTGCCCTGTGTGTCTAGTCAGCCCTTCTGCCTGTATCCCCTCTATGCTTTTCCTACTGGGGGCTTCTAGAGATATCTTTCATTACAAGCTGCACAGTacttgtgtgaacactgagtgcttcctcAGTCACAAGATTGTGGAGCGTGGACCTTGTGGACATTGGGGCGGGGCAGACcattctcccccccccccaccagcagCAACTGGGGCACTGGGTGAGCAAGGGCACCGctccctccccctagccagtgtctttcatGCCTTATCTTTAGAATTCTGattgcacatttttttcctccaagtagATTAATGAAACATAtctgtttccatatttttctctttgtagtaaTAAAGTTTGCTTTTAGGTAGTGGTAGATGACCAAGTTTAACTACTTGAATGTCTCATAGCAATAAAATCAAAGtctacagaatagaaaaaaaaagtaactctgaaataaatattaggcATTACTATTATGGAtatgctatgaacagaagtctgttatatattttattgttctgaatgttttcctttttcctccttggtTTATGTTCATAACTGAGTGggaatgtctcttttttttgtttgtgtgtttctcCATGCTCCCCCgccttttgaaatggttttacatccACGTACATTTTCCTTGCAAAAGatgtttcttcagtgtctgtcccttcattccttctctgtctccatatTTAGTTACAGCTTTCTATGTAGTAGCTTTGTGTGCCTTTCCTTCATCCGTCATTACCTGACATGGTTTATTcctgtttgcttctctctttcttgcaaagccCTGAGTGGGTACAATCATTTACCTTTAGCTTTTTAAGGAACATGATAGAAGTGACTTATACTATTTGCAGTGTCAACCCTTTTACATAAGGTACTACTAAAAGCTAAAGTCCCATATATTGCTGGGCAAGAGATAACTCATACAAAGATAATACAAAGATAAATCATGCGAACATATGTCAAAATATAACACGTGATTaatgtaagttccttaatgtgaCTTCTTTCAGAAATGCTCTAAACTATCtgggaaaatttttgtcctaggttattcttgttatgaaaataatctaatgCATATCATAGTGTTTGTACAGTAATGAACTAGGGATAAGCAGAGTGATATTTTGAGGATATCTGTATGAGCTCTCATAATCCTCTCCCCATGAGAAGATGTAGGTGAACAAATCAGAGAATCGAGGGTTGTGTCTACATCCGAGTGACTCCAAAATCTGTGCCCTTTGtgttagatcatatggtaatggtgaatattattcttaatttaccCGCTTTGATACTCGTTATTCTtaaagctgttgttttttttttctagaatgttctgcCACCAGGGGTAATAAAGCAAATGACTGCTTATCGGCAACACATGAAAATtggtaagctatttgaagattttctatttttgtgttatctcttgttatttaattaaaaatattttcatatactctttatttttattttagtacaaGCCAAATTTACTGTGAGAACAGAAGATGGAACAATGTTTGAAGACAGCATTTTTAATCATCCACATGTGGTTCCAAGCCTTCCCACAGCATCAGTCGAAGTGCAGGGCTTTCATGATCCGTTCCTGCAACCACCTGGCCCTGGTCTGAAAGCTTCCTTCAAGTCTTCAACTAAGCCAGGTGGTACAGAGGTAAGTTAATGtaagcaacaacagcaacaacaaaaaccccttcttttccccatgcttttttcacataccaccccccatctccatcatgctgacaaggatggTAGAAATGTATGTCCTCAAGATCATAATAGAAagcagtgtaatcacaagagagagagatgtatagGATTGAGATTTCTAAAGTTTGGTTGGGAGTGAAGAATTCTTTGAGTTGCCATTGTGTGAGcagagaattagaaagcaacccaaaaggaCTGCTCAACAGACATGTAGATGAGAAAGGGATGAGGGGGAGGAATTCATGAGAGAAGGGCAAGATAAATACAAGGGTTGAATGAGAGAGTCAAAGTGAGAGATTATTATAAAAGCACCACAGCAATAGTGGAGT
The DNA window shown above is from Lemur catta isolate mLemCat1 chromosome 26, mLemCat1.pri, whole genome shotgun sequence and carries:
- the LOC123627681 gene encoding ankyrin repeat domain-containing protein 26-like, giving the protein MTAYRQHMKIVQAKFTVRTEDGTMFEDSIFNHPHVVPSLPTASVEVQGFHDPFLQPPGPGLKASFKSSTKPGGTEEETTKPAGFREENGMSITENAP